One genomic window of Leopardus geoffroyi isolate Oge1 chromosome C3, O.geoffroyi_Oge1_pat1.0, whole genome shotgun sequence includes the following:
- the LOC123585865 gene encoding glycosylated lysosomal membrane protein isoform X3: MCGSEGPRRGWGRCAPSPLLLLSLLASAAPLGLLGEETRQVSLEVIPPGLDAPQNLLHIRAVGTNSTLHYVWSSVGPPAVLLVATDTPDSTLTVNWSLLLSPEPDGGLVVLPKDSIQFSSALVFTRLFEFDGANTSEGAEPPGEPYPPYSLAKFSWDNITDSLDPATLSATFRGRPTDDPTGAFANGSLTFRVQAFSGSGRPDQPPRLLHSADTCQLEVALVGASPRGNRSLFGLEVATLGQGPDCPLMQEQHSIDDEYAPAVFQVNQLLWGSLPSGFVQWRPVAFSQRQRGRESALPCQASPLHPSLAYLPQSPIVRAFFESHNNFCAFNLTFGASTGPGYWDAHYLSWSTLLGVGTPPLDTLSPLVLGIMAVALGAPGLMLLAGGVFLLLGHRQCSEYQPIN, from the exons ATGTGCGGCTCTGAGGGGCCCCGCCGGGGCTGGGGGCgctgtgcccccagccccctgctcctCCTGAGTTTGCTTGCGTCTGCAGCCCCACTTGGCCTGCTGGGGGAGGAGACCCGCCAG GTGTCTCTGGAGGTCATCCCTCCCGGGCTGGACGCCCCCCAGAACCTCCTGCACATCCGGGCGGTGGGAACCAACTCCACGCTGCACTACGTGTGGAGCAGCGTGGGGCCTCCGGCAGTGCTGCTCGTGGCCACCGACACCCCCGACAGCACCCTGACTGTCAACTGGAGCCTCCTGCTGTCCCCTGAGCCTGACGGGGGCCTGGTGGTGCTCCCCAAGGACAGCATCCAGTTCTCTTCTGCCCTTGTCTTTACCAGG CTCTTTGAATTTGACGGCGCCAACACATCCGAGGGGGCCGAGCCTCCGGGAGAACCGTATCCCCCGTATTCCCTGGCCAAGTTCTCCTGGGACAATATCACGGACTCATTGGATCCTGCCACCCTGAGCGCCACATTTCGAGGCCGCCCCACCGACGACCCCACCGGGGCTTTTGCCAATGGCAGCCTCACCTTCAGG GTGCAGGCCTTCTCTGGATCCGGCAGACCAGACCAGCCCCCGCGCCTCCTGCATTCGGCCGACACCTGCCAGCTAGAGGTGGCCCTGGTCGGGGCCTCTCCCCGGGGAAACCGCTCCCTGTTTGGGCTGGAGGTAGCCACCCTGGGCCAGGGCCCCGACTGCCCCTTGATGCAGGAGCAACATTCCATCGACGATGAATATGCACCTGCTGTCTTCCAG GTGAACCAGCTGCTGTGGGGCTCCCTCCCATCCGGCTTCGTGCAGTGGCGACCAGTGGCTTTCTCCCAGAGGCAGAGGGGCCGGGAATCAGCCCTGCCCTGCCAAGCTTCCCCTCTTCACCCCTCCTTGGCATACCTCCCCCAGTCACCCATAGTCAGAGCCTTCTTTGAGTCCCACAATAACTTCTGTGCCTTCAATTTGACATTTGGGGCTTCCACAGGCCCTGGCTACTGGGACGCACACTACCTCAGTTG GTCGACGCTCCTGGGTGTGGGCACCCCTCCGTTGGACACCTTGTCCCCACTAGTCCTAGGCATCATGGCGGTGGCCCTGGGTGCCCCGGGGCTCATGCTGCTGGCTGGAGGCGTGTTTCTGCTGCTGGGCCACAGGCAGTGCTCAGAATACCAGCCCATAAACTGA
- the CCT3 gene encoding T-complex protein 1 subunit gamma isoform X2: MMKMLLDPMGGIVMTNDGNAILREIQVQHPAAKSMIEISRTQDEEVGDGTTSVIILAGEMLSVAEHFLEQQMHPTVVISAYRKALDDMISTLKKISTPVDTNNRDMMLNIINSSITTKAISRWSSLACNIALDAVKTVQFEENGRKEIDIKKYARVEKIPGGIIEDSCVLRGVMINKDVTHPRMRRYIKNPRIVLLDSSLEYKKGESQTDIEITREEDFTRILQMEEEYIQQLCEDIIHLKPDVVITEKGISDLAQHYLMRANITAIRRVRKTDNNRIARACGARIVSRPEELREEDVGTGAGVLEIKKIGDEYFTFITECKDPKACTILLRGASKEILSEVERNLQDAMQVCRNVLLDPQLVPGGGASEMAVAQALTEKSKAMTGVEQWPYRAVAQALEVIPRTLIQNCGASTIRLLTSLRAKHTQEGCETWGVNGETGTLVDMRELGIWEPLAVKLQTYKTAVETAVLLLRIDDIVSGHKKKGDDQSRQGGAPDGGQE, translated from the exons attcaaGTCCAGCATCCAGCAGCCAAATCCATGATTGAAATCAGCCGGACACAGGATGAAGAGGTTGGAGATGGGACCACATCAGTGATTATTCTTG CGGGGGAGATGCTGTCTGTGGCCGAGCACTTCCTGGAGCAGCAGATGCACCCGACGGTGGTGATCAGCGCTTACCGCAAGGCCCTGGACGACATGATCAGCACCCTCAAGAAAATCAG tacCCCTGTTGACACCAATAACCGAGATATGATGCTGAACATCATCAACAGTTCTATTACTACCAAAGCAATCAGTCGATGGTCCTCTCTGGCTTGCAACATTGCCCTAGATGCTGTCAAAACTGTGCAGTTTGAGGAGAACGGTCGCAAGGAGATAGACATCAAGAAATACGCAAGGGTAGAAAAG ATACCTGGGGGCATCATTGAAGACTCGTGTGTCTTACGGGGAGTCATGATTAACAAAGATGTGACCCATCCACGAATGCGGCGTTATATCAAGAACCCTCGCATTGTGCTGCTGGATTCCTCTCTGGAATACAAGAAAGGAGAAAGCCAG ACGGACATTGAGATCACACGAGAGGAAGACTTTACCCGGATCCTCCAAATGGAAGAAGAGTACATCCAGCAGCTGTGTGAGGACATCATCCATCTGAAGCCCGATGTGGTCATCACAGAAAAGGGCATCTCGG ATTTAGCTCAGCACTACCTCATGCGGGCCAACATCACGGCAATCCGCAGGGTTCGGAAGACAGACAACAATCGCATTGCTAG AGCCTGTGGGGCCCGGATAGTCAGCCGGCCAGAGGAGCTGAGAGAAGAAGATGTTGGGACAGGAGCAGGCGTGTTGGAAATCAAGAAAATTGGAGATGAGTATTTTACATTCATCACTGAGTGCAAAGACCCCAAGGCCTGTACTATTCTCCTCCGTGGGGCCAGCAAAGAGATTCTCTCG GAAGTGGAGCGCAACCTCCAGGACGCCATGCAGGTGTGCCGCAATGTCCTCCTGGATCCCCAGCTGGtccccgggggcggggcctctgAGATGGCCGTGGCCCAGGCTTTGACAGAAAAGTCCAAGGCCATGACTGGTGTGGAGCAGTGGCCGTACAGGGCTGTGGCCCAGGCCCTAGAGGTCATTCCTCGTACCCTCATCCAGAACTGTGGGGCCAGCACCATTCGTCTGCTTACCTCCCTTCGG GCCAAGCACACCCAGGAGGGCTGTGAGACCTGGGGTGTGAACGGGGAGACCGGCACTCTGGTGGACATGAGGGAGCTGGGCATCTGGGAGCCCCTGGCCGTCAAGCTGCAGACCTACAAGACGGCAGTGGAG ACGGCAGTTCTGCTACTGCGGATTGATGACATCGTCTCCGggcacaagaagaagggtgacgACCAGAGCCGGCAGGGCGGGGCCCCCGATGGCGGCCAGGAGTGA
- the LOC123585865 gene encoding glycosylated lysosomal membrane protein isoform X1 translates to MCGSEGPRRGWGRCAPSPLLLLSLLASAAPLGLLGEETRQVSLEVIPPGLDAPQNLLHIRAVGTNSTLHYVWSSVGPPAVLLVATDTPDSTLTVNWSLLLSPEPDGGLVVLPKDSIQFSSALVFTRVRRLGANQGGACAEQRVHPDSREGLKTGYGKQSGTGACGWGPVGGGGSGDSWTQASPAPPRPTRQLFEFDGANTSEGAEPPGEPYPPYSLAKFSWDNITDSLDPATLSATFRGRPTDDPTGAFANGSLTFRVQAFSGSGRPDQPPRLLHSADTCQLEVALVGASPRGNRSLFGLEVATLGQGPDCPLMQEQHSIDDEYAPAVFQVNQLLWGSLPSGFVQWRPVAFSQRQRGRESALPCQASPLHPSLAYLPQSPIVRAFFESHNNFCAFNLTFGASTGPGYWDAHYLSWSTLLGVGTPPLDTLSPLVLGIMAVALGAPGLMLLAGGVFLLLGHRQCSEYQPIN, encoded by the exons ATGTGCGGCTCTGAGGGGCCCCGCCGGGGCTGGGGGCgctgtgcccccagccccctgctcctCCTGAGTTTGCTTGCGTCTGCAGCCCCACTTGGCCTGCTGGGGGAGGAGACCCGCCAG GTGTCTCTGGAGGTCATCCCTCCCGGGCTGGACGCCCCCCAGAACCTCCTGCACATCCGGGCGGTGGGAACCAACTCCACGCTGCACTACGTGTGGAGCAGCGTGGGGCCTCCGGCAGTGCTGCTCGTGGCCACCGACACCCCCGACAGCACCCTGACTGTCAACTGGAGCCTCCTGCTGTCCCCTGAGCCTGACGGGGGCCTGGTGGTGCTCCCCAAGGACAGCATCCAGTTCTCTTCTGCCCTTGTCTTTACCAGGGTGAGGAGGTTGGGGGCGAACCAAGGGGGAGCGTGTGCGGAGCAGAGGGTTCATCCGGATTCGAGGGAGGGACTGAAGACGGGGTACGGGAAGCAGTCAGGTACGGGGGCCTGCGGGTGGGGGCCCGTGGGTGGGGGTGGTTCCGGGGACAGCTGGACTCAGGCAAGCCCTGCCCCACCTCGCCCCACCCGCCAGCTCTTTGAATTTGACGGCGCCAACACATCCGAGGGGGCCGAGCCTCCGGGAGAACCGTATCCCCCGTATTCCCTGGCCAAGTTCTCCTGGGACAATATCACGGACTCATTGGATCCTGCCACCCTGAGCGCCACATTTCGAGGCCGCCCCACCGACGACCCCACCGGGGCTTTTGCCAATGGCAGCCTCACCTTCAGG GTGCAGGCCTTCTCTGGATCCGGCAGACCAGACCAGCCCCCGCGCCTCCTGCATTCGGCCGACACCTGCCAGCTAGAGGTGGCCCTGGTCGGGGCCTCTCCCCGGGGAAACCGCTCCCTGTTTGGGCTGGAGGTAGCCACCCTGGGCCAGGGCCCCGACTGCCCCTTGATGCAGGAGCAACATTCCATCGACGATGAATATGCACCTGCTGTCTTCCAG GTGAACCAGCTGCTGTGGGGCTCCCTCCCATCCGGCTTCGTGCAGTGGCGACCAGTGGCTTTCTCCCAGAGGCAGAGGGGCCGGGAATCAGCCCTGCCCTGCCAAGCTTCCCCTCTTCACCCCTCCTTGGCATACCTCCCCCAGTCACCCATAGTCAGAGCCTTCTTTGAGTCCCACAATAACTTCTGTGCCTTCAATTTGACATTTGGGGCTTCCACAGGCCCTGGCTACTGGGACGCACACTACCTCAGTTG GTCGACGCTCCTGGGTGTGGGCACCCCTCCGTTGGACACCTTGTCCCCACTAGTCCTAGGCATCATGGCGGTGGCCCTGGGTGCCCCGGGGCTCATGCTGCTGGCTGGAGGCGTGTTTCTGCTGCTGGGCCACAGGCAGTGCTCAGAATACCAGCCCATAAACTGA
- the LOC123585865 gene encoding glycosylated lysosomal membrane protein isoform X2 — MCGSEGPRRGWGRCAPSPLLLLSLLASAAPLGLLGEETRQVSLEVIPPGLDAPQNLLHIRAVGTNSTLHYVWSSVGPPAVLLVATDTPDSTLTVNWSLLLSPEPDGGLVVLPKDSIQFSSALVFTRLFEFDGANTSEGAEPPGEPYPPYSLAKFSWDNITDSLDPATLSATFRGRPTDDPTGAFANGSLTFRVQAFSGSGRPDQPPRLLHSADTCQLEVALVGASPRGNRSLFGLEVATLGQGPDCPLMQEQHSIDDEYAPAVFQVRPSAERRVNQLLWGSLPSGFVQWRPVAFSQRQRGRESALPCQASPLHPSLAYLPQSPIVRAFFESHNNFCAFNLTFGASTGPGYWDAHYLSWSTLLGVGTPPLDTLSPLVLGIMAVALGAPGLMLLAGGVFLLLGHRQCSEYQPIN; from the exons ATGTGCGGCTCTGAGGGGCCCCGCCGGGGCTGGGGGCgctgtgcccccagccccctgctcctCCTGAGTTTGCTTGCGTCTGCAGCCCCACTTGGCCTGCTGGGGGAGGAGACCCGCCAG GTGTCTCTGGAGGTCATCCCTCCCGGGCTGGACGCCCCCCAGAACCTCCTGCACATCCGGGCGGTGGGAACCAACTCCACGCTGCACTACGTGTGGAGCAGCGTGGGGCCTCCGGCAGTGCTGCTCGTGGCCACCGACACCCCCGACAGCACCCTGACTGTCAACTGGAGCCTCCTGCTGTCCCCTGAGCCTGACGGGGGCCTGGTGGTGCTCCCCAAGGACAGCATCCAGTTCTCTTCTGCCCTTGTCTTTACCAGG CTCTTTGAATTTGACGGCGCCAACACATCCGAGGGGGCCGAGCCTCCGGGAGAACCGTATCCCCCGTATTCCCTGGCCAAGTTCTCCTGGGACAATATCACGGACTCATTGGATCCTGCCACCCTGAGCGCCACATTTCGAGGCCGCCCCACCGACGACCCCACCGGGGCTTTTGCCAATGGCAGCCTCACCTTCAGG GTGCAGGCCTTCTCTGGATCCGGCAGACCAGACCAGCCCCCGCGCCTCCTGCATTCGGCCGACACCTGCCAGCTAGAGGTGGCCCTGGTCGGGGCCTCTCCCCGGGGAAACCGCTCCCTGTTTGGGCTGGAGGTAGCCACCCTGGGCCAGGGCCCCGACTGCCCCTTGATGCAGGAGCAACATTCCATCGACGATGAATATGCACCTGCTGTCTTCCAGGTCAGGCCTTCAGCAGAGaggcgg GTGAACCAGCTGCTGTGGGGCTCCCTCCCATCCGGCTTCGTGCAGTGGCGACCAGTGGCTTTCTCCCAGAGGCAGAGGGGCCGGGAATCAGCCCTGCCCTGCCAAGCTTCCCCTCTTCACCCCTCCTTGGCATACCTCCCCCAGTCACCCATAGTCAGAGCCTTCTTTGAGTCCCACAATAACTTCTGTGCCTTCAATTTGACATTTGGGGCTTCCACAGGCCCTGGCTACTGGGACGCACACTACCTCAGTTG GTCGACGCTCCTGGGTGTGGGCACCCCTCCGTTGGACACCTTGTCCCCACTAGTCCTAGGCATCATGGCGGTGGCCCTGGGTGCCCCGGGGCTCATGCTGCTGGCTGGAGGCGTGTTTCTGCTGCTGGGCCACAGGCAGTGCTCAGAATACCAGCCCATAAACTGA